The proteins below come from a single Chrysoperla carnea chromosome 1, inChrCarn1.1, whole genome shotgun sequence genomic window:
- the LOC123290657 gene encoding zinc finger protein 501-like, whose translation MKHNQLEHQLHTEVIIKDEIFDENNINKQQNQTIEKLSEEQQLHIGVTIKNEMLNESNSNKKKQIEENSYSCDVCNKVFNHQGNFLRHKRIHTGEKPYTCDFCGKKFNRQHHLRLHRRTHTEEKPYSCDVCEKTFNHENSFHIHKRMHTGEKPYTCDSCDKTFNNYNSLYVHKRTHTGEKPYSCDVCDKIFNQRSNLVQHKRIHTGEKPYSCDICDKTFNNLSSFIRHKRIHTGEISYSCDVCDKTFNQQTNLVRHQRIHTGEKPYACDICDKQFKQQSGLVLHKRIHNGEKPYSCDVCDKKFNLPGVLVQHKRIHTGEKPYACDVCEKTFNNYNSLYVHKRTHSREKLYSCDVCDKIFNQRSNLVQHKRIHTGEKPYSCDFCDKTFNWSSVLIYHKRTHTGEKPFSSDVCDEAFNNQNSLRIHKRKHTGEKP comes from the coding sequence ATGAAACACAATCAGTTGGAACATCAATTACACACAGaagtaattattaaagatgaaatattcgatgaaaataatataaataaacaacaaaatcaaACAATAGAAAAGCTTTCTGAGGAACAGCAATTACACATAGGCgttacaattaaaaatgaaatgttaaaCGAAAGtaattcaaataagaaaaaacaaatcgAGGAGAATTCTTATTCATGTGACGTATGTAATAAAGTATTTAATCATCAAGGTAATTTTCTTCGCCATAAACGAATACATACTGGAGAGAAACCATACACATGTGATTTTTGTGGCAAAAAATTTAACAGACAACATCATTTACGTCTCCATAGAAGAACACATACTGAAGAAAAACCAtattcatgtgatgtttgtgaaaaaacatttaaccaCGAAAATAGTTTCCATATCCATAAACGAATGCATACTGGAGAGAAACCATATACATGTGACagttgtgataaaacatttaataattataatagtttataCGTTCATAAACGAACACATACCGGAGAAAAGCCTTATTCATGTGACGtatgtgataaaatatttaatcagcGAAGTaatttagttcaacataaacgCATACATACTGGAGAGAAACCttattcatgtgatatttgtgataaaacatttaataatttaagtagTTTTATTCGCCATAAACGAATCCATACTGGAGAGATAAGTTATTCATGTGATGTATGTGATAAAACGTTTAACCAGCAAACTAATTTAGTTCGTCATCAACGAATACATACTGGAGAGAAACCTTAtgcatgtgatatttgtgataaacAGTTTAAACAACAAAGTGGTTTAGTGCTTCATAAACGAATCCATAATGGAGAAAAGCCGTATTCATGTGACgtctgtgataaaaaatttaatctgccTGGTGttttagttcaacataaacgCATACATACTGGAGAGAAACCTTATGCATGTGACGTttgtgaaaaaacatttaataattataatagtttataCGTTCATAAACGTACTCATAGTAGAGAAAAGCTTTATTCATGTGACGtatgtgataaaatatttaatcagcGAAGTaatttagttcaacataaacgaataCATACTGGAGAGAAACCTTATTCatgtgatttttgtgataaaacatttaattggaGTAGTGTTTTAATCTACCATAAACGAACCCATACTGGGGAGAAACCTTTTTCAAGTGACGTCTGTGATGAAGCATTTAATAACCAAAATAGTTTACGCATCCATAAACGAAAACATACCGGAGAGAAACCTTAA